A genomic stretch from Chelmon rostratus isolate fCheRos1 chromosome 14, fCheRos1.pri, whole genome shotgun sequence includes:
- the dgat2 gene encoding diacylglycerol O-acyltransferase 2 → MKTILAAYSGVLKGTGSSILSALQDLPSALWPCRSKMEKHLQVISVLQWVISFLAMGAACTVLLVYMFCTDCWLIAAIYTAWLIIDWNTPKEGGRRSSWVRSWTVWTYFRDYFPIRLIKTHNLLPNRNYIFGYHPHGIFCFGAFCNFGTEATGFSKKFPGIKPSLATLAGNFRLPVLRDYLMSGGICPVNRNSIDYLLSRNGTGNAVVIVVGGAAESLQCTPGMNSVTLKNRKGFVRLALQKGSDLVPVYSFGENDAYKQVIFEEGTYWRAVQRRLQKILGFAPCLFHGCGLFFGDSWGIVPYCKPITTIVGEPITVPKIEDPTEEMVDLYHAMYIKSLQGLFDKYKTRFGLKESDVLYIQ, encoded by the exons ATGAAGACCATTCTTGCTGCATACTCCGGCGTCCTCAAAG GCACCGGCTCCAGCATCCTGTCCGCCCTGCAGGACCTGCCCTCGGCATTGTGGCCCTGCAGATCCAAGATGGAAAAACATCTGCAGGTCATATCTGTGCTGCAGTGGGTCATCTCCTTCTTAGCCATGG GTGCTgcctgcactgtgctgctggtcTACATGTTCTGCACTGACTGCTGGCTTATTGCTGCCATTTACACTGCATGGCTCATCATTGACTGGAACACGCCGAAAGAAG GTGGCAGGAGGTCCTCTTGGGTGAGAAGCTGGACCGTGTGGACATATTTCCGAGACTACTTCCCAATCAGG CTAATTAAAACCCACAACCTGCTGCCCAACCGGAACTACATATTTGGCTACCATCCCCACGGCATCTTCTGTTTCGGTGCTTTCTGCAACTTTGGGACAGAGGCCACTGGCTTCTCCAAGAAATTCCCGGGCATCAAGCCCTCCCTGGCAACCCTGGCAGGAAACTTCCGCTTGCCCGTCCTTCGAGACTACCTGATGTCTGGAG gtATCTGTCCAGTGAACAGGAACTCCATCGACTACCTGCTGTCACGCAACGGGACGGGAAATGCTGTGGTCATCGTTGTCGGAGGAGCAGCGGAGTCTCTGCAGTGTACTCCAGGCATGAATTCTGTCACCCTGAAGAACCGTAAAGGATTTGTGAGGCTGGCCCTGCAGAAAGG GTCTGACCTGGTTCCAGTGTATTCCTTTGGAGAGAACGACGCCTACAAGCAGGTAATCTTTGAGGAGGGGACCTACTGGAGAGCTGTGCAAAGGAGGCTGCAGAAGATCTTGGGCTTTGCCCCGTGCCTTTTTCATGGATGTGGCCTCTTCTTTGGCGACTCCTGGGGGATCGTGCCCTATTGCAAGCCTATCACCACCATAG TTGGCGAGCCGATCACTGTGCCAAAAATTGAGGATCCAACTGAGGAGATGGTGGATCTGTACCATGCAATGTACATCAAGTCCCTCCAGGGCCTTTTCGACAAGTACAAGACCCGGTTTGGCCTGAAAGAGAGCGATGTCCTGTACATCCAGTGA